The following are encoded in a window of Peromyscus leucopus breed LL Stock chromosome X, UCI_PerLeu_2.1, whole genome shotgun sequence genomic DNA:
- the Cited1 gene encoding cbp/p300-interacting transactivator 1 isoform X2 — MPTMSRPALDVKGGSSSAKEDANQEMNSLAYSNLGVKDRKAVAILHYPGVTSNGAKANGAPAGSSGSASPMGSPTATPSTKPPPFNLHAAPHLMASMQLQKLNSQYQGAAAAAAATPGQAGEAGPMQNWGLGAQAQVQAQVQAQVQAQVQAQAQAQAQAQAQAQAQAQAQAQAGGSGSITPPAGAQSPAIIDSDPVDEEVLMSLVVELGLDRANELPELWLGQNEFDFTADFPSGC; from the exons ATGCCAACTATGTCAAGGCCTGCACTTGACGTCAAGGGTGGTAGCAGCTCTGCGAAGGAG GATGCCAACCAGGAGATGAATTCTCTGGCCTACTCTAACCTCGGGGTGAAAGACCGCAAAGCAGTGGCCATCCTGCACTACCCCGGGGTGACCTCAAATGGAGCCAAAGCCAATGGGGCTCCCGCCGGCTCCTCTGGATCAGCATCTCCAATGGGCTCTCCTACTGCCACCCCTTCTACCAAACCCCCACCCTTCAACCTGCACGCTGCCCCTCACCTGATGGCCAGCATGCAGCTGCAGAAGCTTAACAGCCAGTACCAAGGGGCCGCAGCGGCTGCTGCTGCCACTCCAGGCCAAGCAGGGGAGGCGGGCCCCATGCAAAACTGGGGCCTTGGGGCACAGGCCCAGGTGCAGGCTCAGGTGCAGGCCCAGGTGCAGGCCCAGGTGCAGGCCCAGGCGCAGGCCCAGGcgcaggctcaggctcaggctcaggcccaggcccaggcccaggcccaggcggGAGGGTCAGGGTCAATCACTCCTCCTGCTGGTGCCCAGAGCCCTGCTATCATTGATTCTGACCCAGTGGATGAGGAGGTGCTGATGTCTCTGGTGGTGGAACTCGGGCTAGACCGAGCCAATGAGCTTCCCGAGCTGTGGCTGGGGCAGAATGAGTTTGATTTCACTGCAGATTTTCCCTCTGGCTGCTGA
- the Cited1 gene encoding cbp/p300-interacting transactivator 1 isoform X1 gives MEMESTDQQLQLEASTPTSLSDFCPDSEMPTMSRPALDVKGGSSSAKEDANQEMNSLAYSNLGVKDRKAVAILHYPGVTSNGAKANGAPAGSSGSASPMGSPTATPSTKPPPFNLHAAPHLMASMQLQKLNSQYQGAAAAAAATPGQAGEAGPMQNWGLGAQAQVQAQVQAQVQAQVQAQAQAQAQAQAQAQAQAQAQAQAGGSGSITPPAGAQSPAIIDSDPVDEEVLMSLVVELGLDRANELPELWLGQNEFDFTADFPSGC, from the exons ATGGAGATGGAGTCGACCG ACCAACAGCTCCAGCTGGAGGCCTCAACGCCCACCAGTTTATCTGACTTCTGCCCAGACTCTGAAATGCCAACTATGTCAAGGCCTGCACTTGACGTCAAGGGTGGTAGCAGCTCTGCGAAGGAG GATGCCAACCAGGAGATGAATTCTCTGGCCTACTCTAACCTCGGGGTGAAAGACCGCAAAGCAGTGGCCATCCTGCACTACCCCGGGGTGACCTCAAATGGAGCCAAAGCCAATGGGGCTCCCGCCGGCTCCTCTGGATCAGCATCTCCAATGGGCTCTCCTACTGCCACCCCTTCTACCAAACCCCCACCCTTCAACCTGCACGCTGCCCCTCACCTGATGGCCAGCATGCAGCTGCAGAAGCTTAACAGCCAGTACCAAGGGGCCGCAGCGGCTGCTGCTGCCACTCCAGGCCAAGCAGGGGAGGCGGGCCCCATGCAAAACTGGGGCCTTGGGGCACAGGCCCAGGTGCAGGCTCAGGTGCAGGCCCAGGTGCAGGCCCAGGTGCAGGCCCAGGCGCAGGCCCAGGcgcaggctcaggctcaggctcaggcccaggcccaggcccaggcccaggcggGAGGGTCAGGGTCAATCACTCCTCCTGCTGGTGCCCAGAGCCCTGCTATCATTGATTCTGACCCAGTGGATGAGGAGGTGCTGATGTCTCTGGTGGTGGAACTCGGGCTAGACCGAGCCAATGAGCTTCCCGAGCTGTGGCTGGGGCAGAATGAGTTTGATTTCACTGCAGATTTTCCCTCTGGCTGCTGA